From the Carassius gibelio isolate Cgi1373 ecotype wild population from Czech Republic chromosome B25, carGib1.2-hapl.c, whole genome shotgun sequence genome, one window contains:
- the rassf10a gene encoding ras association domain-containing protein 10 gives MEQGESKISVWVCREEKLVSGLSRRTTCADVVKVLLEDQSFQKGAMLTGPPQSYCIVEKWRGYERILPNKTKILRLWSAWGDEQENVRFVLVRSDASLPNSGPRSAEARVVLSKESPCPTRATMQISHDKQRRIVRKAFRKLDKINQKKEEASPKDKPSADKMETLVHLIISQDHTIRQQLQRIKELDNEIERYESKVHFDRMKIHGVNYVQDTYLLEEGLDSDSSAHPDASFAQFEEYASRCDQVIQLQEELTEREALMEILTGEIQEELNHRWMRRRQEELSSKDAESSGEETALKVTPVPVAPDLLTDNDLQLDEERIKTQLDTSLYIGLRLNTDLETVKSDLDMSQELLDAKEKELRELLEKVHRFDEMEEKQAEDSKDEGETEQLPSVDNVWVEQARGLSKTCTHDDDSDTGLSSMHSQDSDNAPVCESLV, from the coding sequence ATGGAACAAGGGGAGAGCAAAATCTCGGTGTGGGTATGCCGGGAGGAGAAGCTGGTGTCCGGACTGTCCAGACGCACCACCTGCGCGGATGTAGTGAAAGTGCTGCTGGAGGACCAGAGCTTCCAGAAAGGCGCGATGCTCACCGGTCCTCCACAGTCGTACTGTATCGTGGAGAAATGGAGGGGTTATGAGCGGATTCTGCCGAATAAAACCAAAATCCTGCGGCTGTGGAGCGCCTGGGGCGATGAGCAGGAGAACGTGCGCTTCGTTCTGGTCAGGAGCGACGCGTCGCTGCCCAACAGCGGACCGAGGAGCGCCGAGGCGCGGGTCGTGCTCAGCAAAGAGAGCCCTTGCCCTACCAGAGCCACCATGCAGATTTCACACGACAAACAGCGGAGGATTGTGCGGAAAGCTTTTAGAAAGTTGGACAAAATTAATCAGAAGAAAGAGGAGGCTTCTCCAAAAGACAAACCATCTGCGGACAAAATGGAAACGCTCGTCCATCTCATTATTTCGCAGGATCATACTATCCGACAGCAGCTACAGCGAATAAAAGAGCTGGATAATGAAATCGAGAGGTATGAATCAAAAGTTCACTTTGACAGAATGAAAATACACGGCGTAAACTACGTGCAAGACACTTATTTGCTCGAGGAAGGCTTGGATAGCGATTCCAGCGCGCATCCGGACGCGTCCTTTGCGCAGTTTGAGGAATACGCGTCACGCTGCGACCAAGTCATTCAACTTCAGGAGGAACTGACCGAGAGGGAGGCTCTGATGGAGATACTTACAGGGGAAATACAAGAAGAACTCAACCACAGGTGGATGAGACGGCGACAGGAGGAGCTTTCCAGCAAAGACGCGGAGAGCAGTGGAGAAGAAACGGCTCTCAAGGTGACCCCGGTCCCAGTTGCGCCGGACCTCCTAACAGACAATGACCTCCAGTTAGACGAGGAGAGGATCAAAACACAACTGGATACGAGTTTATACATCGGGCTGCGCTTGAACACCGATCTGGAGACGGTGAAGAGCGACTTGGATATGAGTCAGGAGCTTCTGGACGCGAAAGAAAAGGAGTTGAGGGAATTACTCGAAAAGGTTCACAGATTCGACGAGATGGAAGAGAAACAGGCGGAAGACAGCAAAGATGAGGGAGAAACCGAACAACTGCCTTCAGTAGACAATGTTTGGGTAGAGCAGGCGAGGGGACTGTCCAAAACATGCACCCATGATGATGACTCGGACACTGGGTTGAGTTCAATGCACAGCCAGGACTCGGATAACGCACCTGTTTGCGAGTCTCTTGTGTAA